The Acidimicrobiales bacterium genome has a segment encoding these proteins:
- a CDS encoding sulfite exporter TauE/SafE family protein, translating to MVVPGIVSNVLLIRDNLGHLAETRHLLAMVLSGVVGVAAGTYVLTTVDDEVMSLILAAGVIGIYLMIDLLHPSFSIQGAVARLTAAPIGFLGGVLQGGTGVSSPLLSPYLHAYRMPRSAYVVSITTLFLVFAIIQMGALAVAGLYTLERLALGLARSWCQWRSDWSAACATAAPSRPAPSTSGCSPSWPPPRSSSWSTRWPERCPLPRAPVPVGQRALADVHAVTHVRRTP from the coding sequence ATGGTGGTGCCCGGCATCGTCAGCAACGTCTTGCTGATCCGCGACAACCTCGGGCACCTCGCCGAGACCCGGCACCTGCTCGCGATGGTGCTCTCGGGAGTGGTCGGCGTGGCCGCCGGCACCTACGTGCTGACCACGGTCGACGACGAGGTCATGTCCTTGATCCTCGCCGCCGGGGTGATCGGCATCTACCTGATGATCGACCTGTTGCACCCCAGCTTCTCGATCCAGGGTGCCGTGGCGCGGCTCACCGCCGCACCGATCGGCTTCCTCGGAGGCGTGCTCCAAGGAGGCACCGGGGTGTCGAGCCCCTTGCTCTCCCCTTACCTCCACGCCTATCGCATGCCCCGGAGCGCGTACGTCGTCTCGATCACGACGTTGTTCCTGGTGTTCGCCATCATCCAGATGGGGGCCCTCGCGGTCGCGGGCCTCTACACCCTGGAACGACTGGCCCTCGGGTTAGCACGGTCCTGGTGCCAATGGCGCTCGGACTGGTCGGCGGCATGCGCTACGGCCGCTCCATCTCGGCCCGCGCCTTCAACATCTGGGTGCTCGCCGTCCTGGCCGCCACCGCGGTCAAGCTCCTGGTCGACACGCTGGCCTGAACGGTGCCCGCTCCCGCGGGCACCCGTTCCAGTCGGTCAGCGCGCGCTCGCGGACGTCCATGCCGTCACCCACGTTCGAAGAACGCCATGA
- a CDS encoding isochorismatase family protein has protein sequence MRSPWSDTTPAPRAAALEPIERLRDHAHAVEVPVVLVRVAHSPWTDDPAWRDRFLGLPEDRRPQGPVAAEGTWGAEFYGFEPDVRDLVITKHRYSAFSTHRCRWSCERSEPRRW, from the coding sequence GTGCGTTCTCCCTGGTCGGACACGACACCAGCACCGCGCGCGGCAGCGCTCGAACCGATCGAACGCCTGCGCGACCACGCCCACGCCGTCGAGGTGCCGGTCGTCCTCGTGCGGGTGGCCCACTCGCCGTGGACCGACGACCCCGCCTGGCGTGACCGGTTCCTCGGGCTACCCGAGGACCGACGTCCGCAAGGCCCCGTGGCCGCCGAGGGCACCTGGGGCGCCGAGTTCTACGGGTTCGAGCCCGACGTCCGCGACCTGGTGATCACCAAGCACCGCTACTCGGCCTTCTCCACACACCGCTGCCGTTGGTCCTGCGAGCGGTCGGAGCCTCGACGCTGGTGA